Part of the Girardinichthys multiradiatus isolate DD_20200921_A chromosome 14, DD_fGirMul_XY1, whole genome shotgun sequence genome is shown below.
CAACAACAGGTGCCTCCACTACTTCAATACAAACTGCTGGATCAACATACAGCGGATCAGGGACTGTTCTCTTTCCTACTTCAAGGCAAAACTCAAACCAAAATGTAATTCAAACAAAACAACCAGAGACTCAGCATGAAACTACATCATCTGCAACAACTAAACCAGAGAAGaaaacagcaacagcagcatTTACAACACACAGGTTCACAACTTCAAAACAAACCCCTGGATTGGCAACAGTTCAAGGAAACACAGACAGTAGATCAATGTCTGTGTCAGTGGGATTCACAACCAATGAAACAACGAAAGCACCTGTAAAAACTACATCAAACAATCAGGAGAAAAGTACAACAAGAGAAACAGGTGCTTCAGCAAAATCTGCAGCATTCTCAACACAACAACCCCCAACTGCACAACAAACTGCTGGATCAGCAACAACTCAAGGAAACACAGACAATGGACCTTTTATTTTGTCAACCACACTCACAACACAAACGACAAATGCTGGTGAGACTGATAAAACTGCAGTACAATCCCAATCTAGTTCAACGACAgcaaaaactcaaacacctccTACAGATCGTACATCTTCACAGACGGTGGAGTCCAgtacaacaacatccagagcaaAGCCACCACCAACTGCGACTTCCACAATACGAAAAACTGTGCAGTCAACCCTATCCTCTCTATGCACCACAAGAAGATCCACCACACCAAGAGTCGgcctggcaccaacaaccaaaCAAGACAAAGAAACAACAACATTAAAAAACCCTTCTGGTAAAATTACACCAAATGTGACAACAGCATCACAAACTGTCTCTGCAGAAACAACCAGAACACCTGAAAAAACAGAAGTTAAGATTCAGGATAAAACTGAGTCTGCAACAACCAAATTTGAGAGTTCAACATcagcagcattctcaaaacatcAACCCAACACTGCAAAACAAACTACTGGATCAAAAACAGTTACAAGAACAACAGACAGTGGATCAGTGTCTACATCAACAGAACTTACAAAAGAACCAGTAGGGTCTGGGATAACACTGCAAATGGCAAAGCAAACACAATCTAGTCCTCCAGCAATCATGACCCGAGAATCAACCACTGATCATACTACACCAACGGTGAAATCCACGGCAAAAGCATCCACTGTAATATCACCTCCATCTGTGATTTCTATAAAAGGAACATCTGCACAGGAAACATCTTCACCATTATCTGTTACAACAGGATCCACAACAGACACCGTAGaatcaacaacaaacaaacaaggcaATGAAACAATACAGTTAAAATACACCTCAGAACACATTACTTTAGATGTAACAACAAAGCCTCACAGTGAAGCTGCGAAAACAACCGAAACACCTGCAACAACAGGTGCCTCCACTACTTCAATACAAACTGCTGGATCAACATACAGCGGATCAGGGACTGTTCTCTTTCCTACTTCAAGGCAAAACTCAAACCAAAATGTAATTCAAACAAAACAACCAGAGACTCAGCATGAAACTACATCATCTGCAACAACTAAACCAGAGACGAAAACAGCACCAGCAGCATTTACAACACACAGGTCCACAATATCTTTACCTTTATCTGTTACAACAGGATCCACAACAGACACCACAGaatcaacaacaaacaaacaaggcaATGAAACAACAACATTAAACATCACTTCTGGTAAAATTACATCAAATGTGACAACAGCATCACAAACTGTCCCTGCACCAACCAAATCTGAGAATTCAACAACATCAGCAGCATCACCTCCATCTTTATTTTCTACAATGGAAAAACCAGTTACAACAGGATCCACAACAAGTACTGTTTTAGTAACAACATCCAAAAACTACAAAGAAACAGCAAAATTACAAGATACCTCTAGACAAAGTACACCAAATGTAACAACGACATCAAAAACTTTAACAACTCAATCAACAGAAACACTTCAAACATCCACATCTGTATTGGACAATTCAGAGGTTCCAACAACATCAGCTCCAATTGCCACACAACCCACACCAGCAGAACAAATGGTTGGAATGTCAATAATTCAATCAACAAACAGTGGATTAGTCTCTGTGCCAATAACATCCACAACACAAACAGGTCAGTCTGTGAGATTCGTGCAAAGTGCAACAAACTCAGAAGCGGGTCTACCTACTGCCAAAACTCAAATATCTACCACAGATCATTCATCTACACTGATAGTGGAGTCCTTAACAACAACATCAACTGTAAGATCACCTTCATCTGTGATTTCTACAATAGGAACATCTGTAAGAGTAACAGCTTCACCTCCATCTGCACGATTCAGAACAGACACTGAAGAACCAGAAAAACACAACCAATGCAATGTAACAACACAATTACAAAACAagtcagggcaacacagagtaACACAAGAAACACAAACTGATGCAACAGAAACAACCAAAATGCATGTACCAACAAAATTATCcactggtaaaacaaaaactactgAATCAATAACAGTTCAAAGAACAACACAGAGTGGTCCAGTCTTTCTGTTAACAAGCCAGACATCACTGCACAGTGCCACACAAATACAATCTAGTTCTTCAATAACCAAAACTAAAACAACTACCAGAGACCATCAATCAACAGATATAGTAGGGCTCTTGATGACAACAACAACGGCCGCTCCAGTTTCATCCATGGCTTTCACACTGGTAGCACAACCAGTGACAAACACAAGTACAACTACAGGGATGGAGCCAGCAGTTCCAGCCACAGATTATCTCACGCTGTCAACAACTGCACATGCATCCCTCACAGCTTCATCACAGAGCTCTGGATTATCAAACCAGACCCAAACCCCAACACAAGGTGGAGAGGTGACTCCATGGACAGAAGAGGCttttacaagacaaaaatgggAACATATGGGTACAACAATAAATCCAGATGACACCACAGCAACTTTGGTTACATCTCctcaagaaaagaaacattcagCTGCACATATAAATACTTTGGAGGAGGGACCAAAGATTTTAACAGGTATGTTAGGATGCAAACATACTTCCACTACAGATCAAAATGCTTCCACAATCATACCAACAGATATACACCtaactaatgttttttttcttccacttctgcAGCAACAGGAACAACAGATCAAAACTCAACTTCTTCACAAAGTATAGAATCCTCCATAACAGAACAGCCAAGTTCACAACAACCCCATTATATCTCATTGGTCCCAGTTAGCACACCTAGAAGCACTTCATCTTCAACCTCATCACTGGGTTCATCCTCAAAAGAATCACATTCAAACAGTACATCCCCTCAGGTTTATCCAACTACAAATATGGAGAAGGCAACAACAAAATCCACAGAAGTTCAGTATGAAAGCACAGAGACAACAAACTCCATTTTATATGCTTCCTCAGCTAACCTTGGACAAGCCAATACAAGTACTTTGTCTGTTTCTCAAAACAGCACAGTGTTTTTCAGACACAGTCCTAGGGTTGTTGTTCTGAAACCTTTGGTCTTTAATTATCCAGTTGTGAACCATACCACGTTTTTATCAAATGATACAGGTGAGAAAAGACAGAATTAAAAAAGACTcgtcatactcgtactcgtactcgtcatcttccgcttatctgggactgggttgcgggggcagcagactcagcagagacacccagacgtccctccaCTCCTTagtaaaaaaaactaagtaaTGAAAAGATTTCTTAATGGTCCAAGACAAGGAAATCTCTgcgtcgtcttctgcttcaaAAGGGACTGGGTTGTgggagcagcagactcagtagagacacccagacttctctcttggcgctatataaataaaactgaattgaattgaatccggtaaagatacccgagccacctcaactggctcctcatGATGTGAAGGGAATACGGCTCTACTCCAAATACCTctcggatggctgagctcctcaccctatctccaagggagtgctcggccaccctacggaggaagctcatttcagccgcttgtatccaggatctcaaTTTCtttgtcatgacccaaagttcatggccataggcgagagtaggaacatagactgaccagtaaatcgagagcttcgcttatcggctcagctctctcttcaccacaatggaccggcacagcttccccattactgcagcaggcGCACTGATCTGTCTGTCggtctcccgctccattctcccctcactcgtgaacaagacctcaagatacttaaacttctTAATTTGAGgcgggaactcccctccaacctgaagaggacaagccacccttttccagtcgggaaccatggcctcaggcttggaggagctgatcttcatcccagccgcttcacacttggctgtgaaccaccccagtgcatgctgtaggtcttggctagaggggaccagcaggaccacgtcatctgcaaaaaagaaaaaacgaaatccactggtccctaaACCAGACTCCTACCGggccttggctgcacctagaaatcctgtccataaaagttattaacaggactggtgacaaagggcagccctgccggagtccaacatgcaccaggaacaggttcGACTTGATGCCGGCAAcgggaccaaactcctgctccgcttgtacagagactggatggcccctaataaaggcccCCGACTGCGttctcctggagcaccccccacagtcCACCACGaggaacacagtcgaatgccttactcaggtccacaaaacacaggtggaccggttggacaaacttccatgaaccctcgagtaccctgcatagggtgtagagctggtccagtgttccatggccgggacgaaaaccacactgctcctcctgaagccgagtcTACTATCGACTCTCCTCTCTGAAACCCTGGGATTgcccttaccagggaggctgaggagtgtgatccccctatagttggaacacaccctccggtgacccttcttatgaagggggaccaccacccggtctgccagtccagaggatCTGTCCCCGACTGCCGAAATACTCCTTTCCACAAGGAAAACTACATGGTACACATTGAAACCTGTGTCATAAGTTGACTTCTAATGCGTTTTGGGCTTATGTAGAGATGTTATCAGCAGTCAGTGTATTAAAAATAGGTgcacaatttatttaaaaatgtcagcTCAGGCGTTTTCCATTTTCTGACAATATTCTGCCCAGTGGTTTTGTGACCAGCAATGCCACCTCACAGCCAGAGTCTGCAGTTATAATTTGTTTGCTCTCTCAGAAAGGATTGTATCTGGGCAATCTACCATCTCTTTACAGGTGAAAATATGCAATTTGTTGTATCTTAGCAGTCGAATAGCCTTACTTTTCCCTCAAAAGAATAAGTTAGCTATTGCTTGGGAATTCATGTAATTGTACTTATTTCTGTCAAAACGTTTGTGGGTAAGGAtgaaggaaatggtaaaattccCTTTAAAGGGCGTAAATATACATACACAACATGTAAATATCTCTATGTACATGTTGAAGTCTGACTTTATGGCCAGTGTGTATATGTCTAACAAAACAACTGGACttatatacatattttgttgtgctacatttctttttttctttcggTTTTTCTTTAAGTTTTCTGTTTAACTTACAACATTCCTCCCTTTATCTGATACCCACCTCCTCCATGTGTTGTCAGCGTAACAAACTAAATTAGTATTTGGTAAAGAGAAACTTGTATTAAAACACTCTCCAGCAATGCTTCAGAATGAGGgtggtcaaaaaaaaaaaaaaaaaaaaaaagaactgagaaaaaaaaaacaacaaaagaaagcaCACCCCACCCTCTAATGTGAAGCATGGCTTTTGTTTGACCTTATGCAGTGAACTGATAATACAATAACAGAAGTTCCTTTTGCATACTTAGTGTGGTTACACCTGTTTTGTATCTATATGggtaatttttgttttctatattaTTTAGGTTACACAAAATGATaccatataaaaaaacattttaaataaaacttttcattattaattctttgtgttttgttttaaattaattgacatttacttttttcttttgattttatcctgaaaacaacaaaaaagcagtttttgttgttttacaacAAGAGTATTCCACTGGTTCTCAGATTTATTACAAGTTATTTACAAGCTAAATAACAACCTAGCAAACAATTGTATGATGAGTTGTGATTTTAACCTTAAAAGCCAAACAGATGAGTGGTTTCAATCACAttctgaaaaaagaaactgctagAAAGAGGAGAAGAGCACTGGAGAATACTGAGAAATAAAATCAGTGGAAATTGATGCGTAAAACTGATCTGGGAACAGGTCCTGCGGGCTACTTTAGCAGCATTAGTGTTGTGACTATAGGACCTGCTGGCAACAAAAAGCACAAAACAGTGAGGGCATGTCAGTCAGGTTGTCATAAATGAAGTGAGTTGTGTCGTTTTTCTTGGATAAGGCACTTCTATTGAAGACCTGTTTTCTGTTGGTCTtatttccatagaaagtactcctggcccAGTACTTTTGTGTTTAGCTGTCTCCCTTCCCTTGATGGAGCCACTGACAGAGCCATTTCTATCTTTAACTTTGTgctctatttgtttttttgtcatagaAAGTACACCCCTGTGTCCCCTAgtgcttctgttttattttgtcttcttCCATTCCT
Proteins encoded:
- the LOC124881202 gene encoding mucin-5AC-like, encoding MEKPVTTGSTTSTVLVTTSKNYKETAKLQDTSRQSTPNVTTTSKTLTTQSTETLQTSTSVLDNSEVPTTSAPIATQPTPAEQMVGMSIIQSTNSGLVSVPITSTTQTGQSVRFVQSATNSEAGLPTAKTQISTTDHSSTLIVESLTTTSTVRSPSSVISTIGTSVRVTASPPSARFRTDTEEPEKHNQCNVTTQLQNKSGQHRVTQETQTDATETTKMHVPTKLSTGKTKTTESITVQRTTQSGPVFLLTSQTSLHSATQIQSSSSITKTKTTTRDHQSTDIVGLLMTTTTAAPVSSMAFTLVAQPVTNTSTTTGMEPAVPATDYLTLSTTAHASLTASSQSSGLSNQTQTPTQGGEVTPWTEEAFTRQKWEHMGTTINPDDTTATLVTSPQEKKHSAAHINTLEEGPKILTATGTTDQNSTSSQSIESSITEQPSSQQPHYISLVPVSTPRSTSSSTSSLGSSSKESHSNSTSPQVYPTTNMEKATTKSTEVQYESTETTNSILYASSANLGQANTSTLSVSQNSTVFFRHSPRVVVLKPLVFNYPVVNHTTFLSNDTGEKRQN